A single region of the Pontimicrobium sp. SW4 genome encodes:
- a CDS encoding OsmC family protein, with protein MINKITTEWKGGVTFESGNMSGNTFLIDDKVEGVDKRKGLAPKSLMLSALAGCTGLDVISVLDKMKVTDYEFKMDVTGELTEEHPKYYHKVKLDYHFYGKDLNKKKIKKAVDLSVDKYCGVMEMFRQFAKLDTEIHYHNK; from the coding sequence ATGATAAATAAAATTACCACAGAGTGGAAAGGAGGAGTAACCTTTGAATCTGGGAACATGAGCGGAAACACCTTTTTGATTGATGATAAAGTTGAAGGAGTAGATAAGCGTAAGGGATTAGCTCCAAAATCTTTAATGTTATCAGCTTTAGCTGGATGTACAGGATTGGATGTAATATCTGTACTTGATAAGATGAAAGTAACTGATTATGAGTTTAAAATGGATGTAACTGGTGAATTAACTGAGGAACACCCAAAGTATTATCATAAGGTGAAATTGGATTATCATTTTTATGGAAAAGATTTAAATAAAAAGAAAATAAAAAAAGCAGTTGATCTTTCAGTTGATAAGTACTGTGGCGTTATGGAAATGTTTCGTCAGTTTGCTAAGCTAGATACCGAAATACATTACCATAATAAATAA
- a CDS encoding carboxymuconolactone decarboxylase family protein yields MPLVTPLSADHDLETKQLAEFFNETLGFCPNSVLTMQRRPAISKAFINLNKAVMANEGRVTSALKRMIAWVSSNSTGCRYCQAHAIRAAERYGAEQEQLDNIWEYRTHPAFNEAERAALDFSLAASLVPNAVNEDIKKRLHEHWNEGEIVEMLGVISLFGYLNRWNDSMGTSIEEGAVESGEQYLGKHGWEKGKHV; encoded by the coding sequence ATGCCATTAGTAACACCATTATCTGCAGACCACGATTTAGAAACAAAACAATTAGCTGAATTTTTTAACGAGACACTTGGGTTTTGTCCAAATTCGGTATTAACAATGCAACGTCGTCCAGCTATTTCTAAAGCGTTTATTAATTTAAATAAAGCGGTAATGGCTAATGAAGGACGTGTGACTTCGGCTTTAAAAAGAATGATTGCTTGGGTAAGTAGTAACTCTACTGGTTGTAGATATTGTCAAGCACATGCTATTAGAGCTGCTGAACGCTATGGTGCAGAACAAGAACAGTTAGATAACATTTGGGAATATAGAACGCATCCTGCTTTTAACGAAGCGGAACGTGCTGCTTTAGACTTTAGTTTAGCAGCAAGCCTAGTACCAAATGCTGTTAATGAAGATATTAAAAAACGACTCCATGAGCATTGGAATGAAGGCGAAATTGTGGAAATGTTGGGAGTGATTTCATTGTTTGGCTACCTCAACCGTTGGAATGATAGCATGGGAACAAGTATTGAAGAAGGCGCTGTTGAAAGTGGTGAACAATATTTAGGAAAACATGGTTGGGAGAAAGGGAAACATGTTTAA